One genomic window of Oryctolagus cuniculus chromosome 11, mOryCun1.1, whole genome shotgun sequence includes the following:
- the NPFF gene encoding pro-FMRFamide-related neuropeptide FF: MHLIKSVTPGLGAGGGRLRAGRPGGALGGDPRWLLMAVHTSIPPQAAGGGGGQRASRYKRQRGCAEAEGGMDPRQAVVLLGLLLLLTDWGQAEGPGDLDGDQNLTEEDGGPGPARDTQPSRVLLHTLLQAMERPGRSPAFLFQPQRFGRNAQGPWSKQRLSPRAGEGLSSQFWSLAAPQRFGKK, encoded by the exons ATGCATCTAATAAAGTCTGTAACTCCAGGCttaggggctgggggtgggaggctgaGAGCAGGACGTCCTgggggggccctgggaggggatCCCAGGTGGCTCTTAATGGCGGTGCACACTTCCATTCCCCCCCAGGctgctggagggggtgggggccagaGGGCCAGCAGGTataagaggcagagaggctgTGCCGAGGCAGAGGGCGGCATGGATCCCAGACAGGCTGTCGTgttgctggggctgctgctgctgctaaccGACTGGGGCCAGGCGGAAGGAccaggggacctggatggagaccaGAACTTGACG GAAGAAGACGGTGGCCCCGGCCCAGCACGAGACACCCAGCCCTCCAGGGTCCTCCTGCACACCCTGCTCCAGGCCATGGAGAGACCTGGCCGGAGCCCAGCCTTCCTGTTCCAACCCCAGAG gTTTGGCAGAAACGCCCAGGGGCCGTGGAGCAAGCAGCGCCTGAGTCCCCGGGCTGGGGAGGGCCTGAGCTCCCAGTTCTGGAGCCTGGCTGCACCCCAGCGCTTCGGGAAGAAGTGA